In Uranotaenia lowii strain MFRU-FL chromosome 2, ASM2978415v1, whole genome shotgun sequence, one genomic interval encodes:
- the LOC129744222 gene encoding dynamin-1-like protein, translating to MEALIPVVNKLQDVFNTVGSDAIQLPQIVVLGSQSSGKSSVIESLVGRTFLPRGTGIVTRRPLVLQLVYTPLDDREHRSAEHGTVSLEEWGRFLHIKNKIFSDFEDIRREIENETDRMAGSNKGICPEPISLKIYSNKVVNLTLVDLPGITKVPVGDQPENIEDQIKELLIKYIENPNSIILAVTAANTDMATSESLKMAKECDPDGRRTLAVLTKLDLMDAGTDAIDILCGRVIPVKLGIIGVVNRSQQDINDQKAIEDQLRDEAAYLQRKYPTLATRNGTPYLAKTLNRLLMHHIRDCLPDLKTRVNVMASQFQSLLNSYGEDVTDKSQCLLQIITKFASAYCSTIEGTSRNIETTELCGGARICYIFHETFGKTLDSIHPLTGLTKMDILTAIRNATGPRPALFVPEVSFELLVKRQIRRLEEPSLRCVELIHEEMQRIIQHCGTEVQQEMLRFPKLHERIVDVVTQLLRRRLPTTNHMVENLVQIELAYINTKHPDFHKDAAMVPSLMKNEQDQWAHLHQTGNPPSRRAVSRAAAQQPPPPAEPVQTMADHLAAMNHIPNDPGNWLSNILPPSIPSMMAPSSIPSESVESSATNTPTHGVLSPTKAVNLLPDVPINHTSRKLTDKEQRDCDVIERLIKSYFYIVRKSIQDSVPKAVMHFLVNFVKDNLQSELVTHLYKSDSANELLNESDHISIRRKEASDMLKALTRANHIISEIRETHMW from the exons ATGGAAGCACTGATACCGGTAGTCAACAAGCTACAGGATGTTTTCAACACCGTCGGATCGGATGCCATCCAGCTGCCTCAGATTGTGGTGCTTGGAAGTCAG aGTTCCGGAAAGAGTTCGGTGATTGAAAGTTTAGTTGGACGGACATTTCTTCCCAGAGGAACAGGAATCGTGACCCGGAGGCCGTTGGTCCTCCAGTTGGTCTATACGCCGTTAGACGATCGAGAGCATCGTTCGGCTGAGCATGGTACCGTTTCGTTGGAAGAGTGGGGAAGATTTCTGCACAttaagaacaaaatattttccgaTTTCGAGGACATCCGGagagaaattgaaaatgaaactgATCGGATGGCCGGTAGCAACAAGGGAATTTGTCCGGAACCGATTAGcttgaaaatatattccaaCAAAGTAGTCAATCTGACTCTGGTAGATTTGCCAGGTATTACAAAAGTACCGGTAGGAGATCAGCCAGAGAATATTGAGGATCAAATTAAGGAACTACTGATAAAGTACATTGAGAATCCTAACTCGATTATATTAGCGGTAACTGCGGCCAACACTGATATGGCCACTAGTGAATCACTTAAAATGGCCAAAGAATGCGATCCCGATGGTCGTCGAACTCTGGCTGTGCTAACCAAATTGGATTTGATGGATGCAGGAACGGATGCCATCGATATCCTTTGTGGGCGCGTGATTCCTGTCAAACTTGGTATTATTGGCGTAGTGAATAGATCGCAGCAAGATATAAATGATCAGAAGGCAATTGAAGATCAGCTACGGGATGAAGCCGCTTATTTACAAAGAAAGTATCCTACCCTGGCTACCAGGAACGGCACCCCCTATTTGGCCAAAACTCTCAACAGACTTTTGATGCACCATATTCGGGATTGCTTACCAGATCTTAAAACTCGTGTCAACGTGATGGCCTCCCAATTCCAATCTCTTCTGAATTCGTATGGCGAAGATGTAACGGACAAAAGTCAGTGTTTGCTTCAGATCATAACTAAATTCGCTTCGGCATATTGTTCCACAATCGAAGGAACATCTCGTAATATCGAGACAACAGAACTCTGTGGAGGTGCTCGAATCTGCTACATATTTCACGAAACCTTCGGAAAAACTCTTGATTCTATCCACCCATTGACTGGCCTTACCAAGATGGATATTCTTACGGCCATCCGCAATGCGACAGGTCCTCGGCCAGCCTTGTTCGTCCCGGAAGTCAGCTTCGAATTGCTTGTTAAACGACAAATACGTCGCTTGGAGGAACCATCCTTGAGATGCGTAGAACTTATTCACGAAGAAATGCAACGCATTATTCAACACTGTGGCACAGAAGTCCAGCAGGAAATGCTCAGGTTTCCCAAATTGCATGAACGCATCGTTGACGTCGTAACTCAGTTGCTTCGTCGCCGACTGCCCACCACAAACCACATGGTCGAAAATTTAGTCCAAATCGAGTTGGCCTATATCAATACGAAGCACCCGGATTTCCACAAGGACGCTGCTATGGTCCCGAGCCTCATGAAAAACGAACAGGATCAATGGGCTCATTTGCACCAGACCGGTAATCCACCAAGTCGCCGAGCAGTGTCTCGAGCTGCAGCACAACAACCGCCGCCGCCAGCCGAACCGGTTCAAACCATGGCGGATCATCTGGCTGCGATGAATCACATCCCGAATGATCCCGGTAACTGGTTGTCCAATATTCTACCGCCATCCATCCCCAGCATGATGGCTCCTTCGTCGATTCCCTCGGAAAGTGTTGAGAGTTCGGCTACAAACACGCCCACGCATGGAGTGTTGAGCCCCACAAAAGCGGTCAATTTGCTACCGGACGTGCCGATCAACCATACGTCTCGGAAGCTGACCGATAAGGAGCAACGGGATTGTGACGTTATTG AGCGCCTGATCAAATCGTACTTCTACATCGTGCGCAAGTCGATCCAGGACTCGGTACCGAAGGCGGTGATGCACTTCCTGGTCAACTTTGTCAAGGATAACCTGCAGTCGGAGCTCGTTACGCATCTGTACAAATCGGACTCGGCCAACGAGCTGCTGAATGAGTCGGACCACATCTCGATCCGCCGCAAGGAAGCTAGCGATATGTTGAAG GCACTCACCCGTGCCAATCACATTATCAGTGAAATCCGTGAGACCCACATGTGGTAA
- the LOC129745298 gene encoding uridine-cytidine kinase-like 1 isoform X2 — MEHVSANMVVEFPSRSRMSDTQNVHSSASSDSDSTEQNSANKTDECCPASPTTVPTKFTRSNSTGSQMRSPKPRRQRTTSVNQNTINSNEAIIRSNNRTIYTAGRPPWYNCAGQQVEPFVIGICGGSASGKTTVAQKIIESLDVPWVTLLSMDCFYKILNEKQHAQAIKNEYNFDHPDAFDIELMKDVIQRLKEGRKVEVPVYNFVTHSREQHTKTMYGANVIIFEGILTFHNPEILSMLDMKIFVDTDADIRLARRMKRDIQQRGRDLEGVLKQYSTMVKPAYSNYIAPTMAHADIIVPRGSSNLVAIQLVVQHVHTQLQLRGFKLREALAQSYIGQPMPESLKLLPTTPQVKGLHTFIRNAGTLRDEFIFYSKRLIRLVLEYALSLLPFKTVEVDTPQGVSYAGKRMACQKVCGVSILRAGETMEQAVSDVCKHIRIGKILIQTNQCTGEPELYYLRLPKDIKDYRVILMDATVATGAAAIMAIRVLLDHDVPEENIMLVSLLMAEIGVHSIAYAFPRVQIVTSALDPEINEKFYVIPGIGNFGDRYFGTEPTDGEIMYE; from the coding sequence TGCGAATATGGTTGTTGAGTTCCCGTCACGTTCCAGAATGAGTGATACCCAGAATGTGCACAGCTCGGCATCGTCGGATAGCGATTCGACGGAGCAGAACTCGGCCAACAAGACGGACGAATGTTGCCCGGCCTCGCCGACGACGGTTCCGACCAAGTTTACCCGGTCCAATTCGACTGGGTCCCAGATGCGGTCCCCGAAGCCACGCCGTCAGCGAACGACATCGGTCAACCAGAACACGATCAATTCGAATGAGGCCATTATACGGTCCAATAATCGTACTATTTATACTGCTGGGAGACCACCCTGGTACAATTGTGCTGGCCAACAGGTTGAACCATTTGTGATTGGAATCTGCGGCGGTAGCGCTTCCGGTAAGACCACGGTGGCTCAGAAGATAATCGAAAGCTTGGACGTACCGTGGGTAACTCTGCTTTCGATGGATTGTTTTTATAAGATTCTGAACGAGAAGCAGCATGCTCAAGCGATTAAGAATGAGTATAATTTCGATCATCCAGACGCGTTCGACATTGAGCTTATGAAGGACGTCATCCAGCGCCTGAAGGAAGGTCGCAAGGTTGAGGTTCCGGTGTATAATTTTGTGACACATTCGCGGGAGCAACACACAAAAACGATGTACGGTGCGAATGTTATTATTTTCGAGGGGATTCTCACATTTCACAACCCCGAAATTCTTTCCATGCTGGAcatgaaaattttcgtagacACTGATGCGGATATTCGCCTGGCTAGACGCATGAAGCGGGACATCCAACAGCGTGGCCGCGATTTAGAAGGTGTGCTGAAACAATATTCAACGATGGTTAAACCAGCTTATAGTAACTATATTGCCCCGACGATGGCCCATGCCGATATCATTGTGCCCCGTGGTTCGAGCAATCTGGTGGCCATTCAGCTGGTCGTTCAGCATGTCCACACACAACTACAACTAAGAGGATTCAAGCTTCGAGAAGCACTAGCACAATCGTACATCGGGCAACCGATGCCAGAATCGTTGAAACTTTTACCGACCACACCCCAAGTTAAGGGACTGCACACCTTCATCCGGAACGCCGGCACCCTTCGGGatgaattcatattttattcgAAGCGGTTGATTCGATTGGTGCTCGAATATGCCTTAAGTTTGTTACCGTTCAAAACGGTTGAGGTTGACACACCTCAAGGAGTCTCTTACGCCGGAAAACGAATGGCTTGCCAGAAGGTCTGCGGAGTGTCGATTCTTCGCGCAGGGGAAACTATGGAGCAGGCAGTGAGTGATGTCTGCAAACACATCAGAATCGGAAAGATTCTGATTCAAACCAATCAGTGCACCGGGGAACCGGAGCTCTATTACTTGCGACTGCCGAAGGACATTAAAGACTATCGAGTTATTCTGATGGATGCAACCGTTGCAACTGGTGCTGCGGCCATAATGGCCATAAGAGTGCTGCTGGACCACGACGTTCCAGAGGAGAATATTATGCTGGTGTCGCTGCTGATGGCAGAAATTGGGGTCCACTCGATAGCTTATGCTTTTCCCAGGGTGCAGATTGTGACTTCGGCGCTGGACCCGGAAATCAACGAAAAGTTCTACGTTATCCCCGGAATAGGAAACTTTGGTGACCGATATTTTGGCACCGAGCCAACCGATGGtgaaattatgtatgagtaa
- the LOC129745298 gene encoding uridine-cytidine kinase-like 1 isoform X1, with the protein MEHVSSSANMVVEFPSRSRMSDTQNVHSSASSDSDSTEQNSANKTDECCPASPTTVPTKFTRSNSTGSQMRSPKPRRQRTTSVNQNTINSNEAIIRSNNRTIYTAGRPPWYNCAGQQVEPFVIGICGGSASGKTTVAQKIIESLDVPWVTLLSMDCFYKILNEKQHAQAIKNEYNFDHPDAFDIELMKDVIQRLKEGRKVEVPVYNFVTHSREQHTKTMYGANVIIFEGILTFHNPEILSMLDMKIFVDTDADIRLARRMKRDIQQRGRDLEGVLKQYSTMVKPAYSNYIAPTMAHADIIVPRGSSNLVAIQLVVQHVHTQLQLRGFKLREALAQSYIGQPMPESLKLLPTTPQVKGLHTFIRNAGTLRDEFIFYSKRLIRLVLEYALSLLPFKTVEVDTPQGVSYAGKRMACQKVCGVSILRAGETMEQAVSDVCKHIRIGKILIQTNQCTGEPELYYLRLPKDIKDYRVILMDATVATGAAAIMAIRVLLDHDVPEENIMLVSLLMAEIGVHSIAYAFPRVQIVTSALDPEINEKFYVIPGIGNFGDRYFGTEPTDGEIMYE; encoded by the coding sequence CTCAAGTGCGAATATGGTTGTTGAGTTCCCGTCACGTTCCAGAATGAGTGATACCCAGAATGTGCACAGCTCGGCATCGTCGGATAGCGATTCGACGGAGCAGAACTCGGCCAACAAGACGGACGAATGTTGCCCGGCCTCGCCGACGACGGTTCCGACCAAGTTTACCCGGTCCAATTCGACTGGGTCCCAGATGCGGTCCCCGAAGCCACGCCGTCAGCGAACGACATCGGTCAACCAGAACACGATCAATTCGAATGAGGCCATTATACGGTCCAATAATCGTACTATTTATACTGCTGGGAGACCACCCTGGTACAATTGTGCTGGCCAACAGGTTGAACCATTTGTGATTGGAATCTGCGGCGGTAGCGCTTCCGGTAAGACCACGGTGGCTCAGAAGATAATCGAAAGCTTGGACGTACCGTGGGTAACTCTGCTTTCGATGGATTGTTTTTATAAGATTCTGAACGAGAAGCAGCATGCTCAAGCGATTAAGAATGAGTATAATTTCGATCATCCAGACGCGTTCGACATTGAGCTTATGAAGGACGTCATCCAGCGCCTGAAGGAAGGTCGCAAGGTTGAGGTTCCGGTGTATAATTTTGTGACACATTCGCGGGAGCAACACACAAAAACGATGTACGGTGCGAATGTTATTATTTTCGAGGGGATTCTCACATTTCACAACCCCGAAATTCTTTCCATGCTGGAcatgaaaattttcgtagacACTGATGCGGATATTCGCCTGGCTAGACGCATGAAGCGGGACATCCAACAGCGTGGCCGCGATTTAGAAGGTGTGCTGAAACAATATTCAACGATGGTTAAACCAGCTTATAGTAACTATATTGCCCCGACGATGGCCCATGCCGATATCATTGTGCCCCGTGGTTCGAGCAATCTGGTGGCCATTCAGCTGGTCGTTCAGCATGTCCACACACAACTACAACTAAGAGGATTCAAGCTTCGAGAAGCACTAGCACAATCGTACATCGGGCAACCGATGCCAGAATCGTTGAAACTTTTACCGACCACACCCCAAGTTAAGGGACTGCACACCTTCATCCGGAACGCCGGCACCCTTCGGGatgaattcatattttattcgAAGCGGTTGATTCGATTGGTGCTCGAATATGCCTTAAGTTTGTTACCGTTCAAAACGGTTGAGGTTGACACACCTCAAGGAGTCTCTTACGCCGGAAAACGAATGGCTTGCCAGAAGGTCTGCGGAGTGTCGATTCTTCGCGCAGGGGAAACTATGGAGCAGGCAGTGAGTGATGTCTGCAAACACATCAGAATCGGAAAGATTCTGATTCAAACCAATCAGTGCACCGGGGAACCGGAGCTCTATTACTTGCGACTGCCGAAGGACATTAAAGACTATCGAGTTATTCTGATGGATGCAACCGTTGCAACTGGTGCTGCGGCCATAATGGCCATAAGAGTGCTGCTGGACCACGACGTTCCAGAGGAGAATATTATGCTGGTGTCGCTGCTGATGGCAGAAATTGGGGTCCACTCGATAGCTTATGCTTTTCCCAGGGTGCAGATTGTGACTTCGGCGCTGGACCCGGAAATCAACGAAAAGTTCTACGTTATCCCCGGAATAGGAAACTTTGGTGACCGATATTTTGGCACCGAGCCAACCGATGGtgaaattatgtatgagtaa